The following proteins come from a genomic window of Macadamia integrifolia cultivar HAES 741 chromosome 14, SCU_Mint_v3, whole genome shotgun sequence:
- the LOC122061416 gene encoding transcription factor FER-LIKE IRON DEFICIENCY-INDUCED TRANSCRIPTION FACTOR-like — protein sequence MDSHYVGMEDLEAFLAQDSLNSWPVNASGGGAGDMGSSSFDDWWDLHHGFQSDFFIPLEVADGSTYIQTENDQSDLAKLTSYSLQQQDLQQGEQLLIEHLEQGHHPRQQQQQQQQQQKGSSPEEEVEEEEEEEEEEEEEEEEGESDGKKQNRPGRSRNLVFERKRRKRLNQQLMTLRSLVPNITKMDKRSILVDAFGYLQNVLQETQKKLEELNLNSASSLGAASSLSSSSPSYSGEESSCTTIAEDEAPPVPTFTQDCDRYALVPTVTKMEACTLDEERFILKICCNKAVGAVGLVQKAIEMLAGLNVTCASVDELDDHLHMLSTTFLRVRKKGAMTQEKLLRQFRANATKLGLLL from the exons ATGGATAGTCATTATGTGGGAATGGAAGATCTGGAAGCGTTCTTAGCTCAAGATTCTTTGAACTCTTGGCCGGTGAATGCATCGGGCGGTGGCGCCGGCGATATGGGTTCTTCGAGTTTTGATGACTGGTGGGATCTCCACCATGGATTTCAGTCTGATTTCTTCATTCCATTGGAGGTTGCTGATGGATCAACATATATCCAAACCGAGAATGATCAATCTGATCTTGCTAAGCTGACTTCTTATTCTCTCCAACAACAGGATCTTCAACAAGGAGAGCAGTTGTTAATTGAGCATCTGGAGCAAGGTCATCATCctcgacaacaacaacaacaacaacaacaacaacaaaaagggTCATCACCGGAAGAGgaagtggaggaggaggaggaagaggaagaggaagaggaggaggaggaggaggaaggagaaAGTGATGGTAAGAAACAGAATAGGCCAGGAAGAAGCAGGAATCTTGTCtttgaaaggaagagaagaaagagattgaATCAACAACTTATGACACTCAGATCTCTCGTTCCCAATATCACAAAG ATGGATAAGAGATCAATTCTGGTTGATGCTTTTGGTTATCTCCAAAATGTATTGCAAGAAACACAGAAAAAGCTGGAGGAACTCAATCTGAACTCTGCTTCATCATTGGGTGCTGCCTCCTCCTTGTCCTCATCCTCCCCCTCCTATTCAGGTGAGGAGTCCTCATGTACTACCATTGCTGAAGATGAAGCTCCACCTGTGCCAACTTTTACTCAAGATTGTGATCGTTATGCATTGGTTCCCACTGTAACCAAG atGGAAGCATGTACGTTGGATGAAGAGCGATTCATATTGAAGATTTGTTGCAATAAGGCAGTGGGAGCAGTGGGTCTAGTCCAGAAGGCTATTGAAATGCTTGCAGGTTTGAATGTTACATGTGCTTCTGTGGACGAGCTTGATGATCATCTCCACATGCTCTCTACTACTTTCCTCCGT GTCAGAAAAAAGGGAGCTATGACACAAGAAAAGCTTCTACGACAATTTAGAGCAAATGCAACAAAGTTGGGTCTTTTGCTGTAA